One genomic region from Bacteroidota bacterium encodes:
- a CDS encoding T9SS type A sorting domain-containing protein codes for MLASFLPNSGMRFFVMLALNTCIIYGCFAQNNLRNFTAVQIDKVVYLHWTFEKGFVCTGTTIERSHTDLNFNKIGQIEGICGSFNEPIEFSFTDSLPLPNQLNHYRLKLGSSGYSNTITVLFINFNEDGYSISPHPIGDVSTIFIENKANEKLVLIVYDLNGQRVKKIETNTNSIIIRKEDFKSGHYLFQLCFENQKCLKGRFIVL; via the coding sequence GTGCTGGCTTCATTCTTGCCGAATTCGGGTATGCGATTTTTTGTGATGTTAGCTTTAAATACATGTATTATATACGGATGTTTTGCACAGAATAATCTGAGAAATTTCACAGCTGTACAAATAGACAAAGTTGTATACCTTCATTGGACTTTTGAAAAAGGTTTTGTTTGTACGGGAACAACTATTGAACGAAGCCATACGGATCTGAATTTTAACAAGATAGGTCAAATCGAAGGCATTTGCGGAAGTTTTAACGAACCAATTGAATTTAGTTTTACCGATAGCTTACCCCTACCCAATCAATTAAATCACTACAGATTAAAGCTTGGCAGCAGTGGTTACTCCAATACGATTACAGTTCTTTTCATTAATTTTAACGAGGATGGTTATTCAATCTCACCTCATCCTATAGGTGATGTTTCTACCATATTTATTGAAAACAAGGCTAATGAAAAACTGGTATTGATTGTTTACGATCTTAATGGCCAAAGGGTGAAAAAAATTGAAACCAATACCAACAGCATTATTATTCGAAAAGAAGATTTCAAAAGTGGTCATTACCTGTTTCAACTTTGTTTTGAAAATCAGAAATGCCTGAAAGGTCGTTTTATTGTCTTGTAA
- the dat gene encoding D-amino-acid transaminase gives MTDQLTVYFNGEFMPEYEVKISPNDRGFVFGDGSYEVFRSYKGKLFYADEHIVRLKYSLSQLRIEMNNVERIIPTVQQLIEKNNLGEKEATIYLQVSRGVFKRMHAFPDEKVDPTVFIRAREFTPYSEELFQKGVKVITMEDFRWTRCDIKSTALLSNILSAQQAADCDAFESIFLRDGLLTEGSHTNVFAVIDDCVYTHPKSNHILSGISREIVIDLCRTNDITIIEKAITEEQLNNVDELFLVGTSTEVMPVVQLNEKTIRDGNSGPFSRRIQQLYKNYISDYLK, from the coding sequence ATGACTGACCAATTAACTGTTTATTTCAATGGCGAATTCATGCCGGAGTATGAGGTGAAAATTTCTCCCAACGACAGAGGATTTGTATTTGGTGATGGTTCGTATGAAGTATTTCGCTCTTACAAAGGCAAGCTCTTTTATGCCGATGAACATATAGTTCGCTTAAAATACAGTTTGTCGCAGTTGCGGATAGAAATGAATAATGTAGAGCGAATTATTCCTACTGTTCAACAACTAATTGAAAAAAACAATTTAGGCGAAAAAGAAGCCACTATTTACCTTCAAGTTAGCCGTGGTGTTTTCAAACGCATGCATGCATTTCCGGATGAAAAAGTGGATCCAACAGTTTTTATCAGAGCTCGGGAATTTACTCCCTATTCTGAGGAATTGTTTCAAAAAGGAGTGAAAGTAATTACGATGGAGGATTTCCGCTGGACCCGCTGTGATATCAAATCCACGGCCTTACTTTCTAATATTCTTTCGGCACAGCAAGCAGCTGATTGTGATGCATTTGAATCCATATTTTTAAGAGATGGATTATTAACTGAAGGCTCACATACAAATGTATTTGCTGTAATAGATGATTGTGTATATACACACCCAAAATCAAATCATATTTTATCAGGTATTAGCCGAGAAATAGTGATTGACCTTTGTCGAACTAATGATATTACAATAATCGAAAAGGCCATTACAGAAGAGCAGTTAAACAATGTAGATGAATTATTTTTAGTAGGAACTTCTACAGAAGTTATGCCTGTTGTTCAGCTCAATGAAAAAACAATAAGAGATGGCAATAGCGGTCCTTTTAGTCGAAGAATTCAACAATTATATAAAAATTATATAAGCGACTACCTCAAATAA
- a CDS encoding Dabb family protein, with product MIRHIVLWTLKEEKDGQSKVEIALKMKERLNLLQDQISVIKNFEIGINDEEASDYNYDICLNCCFTSIKDLHIYQTHPAHLEFIEYVKTIRIERVAIDYRI from the coding sequence ATGATCAGACACATCGTTTTATGGACGCTTAAAGAAGAAAAAGATGGCCAATCAAAAGTGGAGATTGCACTCAAAATGAAGGAGAGATTGAATTTACTACAAGATCAAATCTCTGTTATTAAAAATTTTGAAATTGGCATTAATGATGAAGAAGCATCCGATTACAATTATGATATTTGTTTGAATTGCTGTTTTACAAGCATAAAGGACCTGCACATTTATCAAACTCATCCTGCACATTTAGAATTTATCGAATATGTAAAAACAATCAGAATTGAGCGAGTTGCTATTGATTATCGAATCTGA
- a CDS encoding aminopeptidase P family protein, producing the protein MFDSSVYINRRNKLRESVGSGIILILGNSEASMNYPANTYHYRQDSNFLYFFGLDHDGFAGVLDIDSGKDYIFGNDVDMDDIIWMGFQPTLKERAVKVGIENTAPFDKLDDFVKEATKQGRKIHFTQAYRYDNILTLESLTGIHHSKIKESFSEELVKAIVALRSIKEDVEVSEIEKAIDTAYLMHTTAMKMAMPGIVEQEIAGTVEGIALSKGGPVSFPVILSMDGQTLHNHYHGNVLKEGRMMVCDAGCETTMHYASDITRTVPVGGKFNQRQKEVYQAVLNANMEAIKGAKPGVFNKDLHLLAAKTLANGLKDIGLMKGNIDEAVAQGAHALFFPHGLGHMMGLDVHDMEDLGEKYVGYDDEVERSSQFGLAFLRMGRRLQKGFVFTIEPGCYFIPALIDQWKAEKKFMDFINYDLVETYKDFGGIRIEDDILVTADSYRVLGKPIPKTIAEIEDIMS; encoded by the coding sequence ATGTTTGATAGTAGTGTTTATATAAACAGACGAAATAAATTAAGAGAATCTGTTGGTTCAGGTATAATTCTCATTTTAGGGAATAGCGAAGCTTCCATGAATTATCCTGCTAACACATATCATTACAGGCAGGATTCAAATTTCCTCTATTTCTTTGGTCTCGATCACGATGGCTTTGCCGGTGTTTTAGATATTGATTCAGGGAAGGATTACATATTTGGCAATGATGTGGATATGGATGATATCATTTGGATGGGTTTTCAGCCCACTCTAAAGGAACGTGCAGTTAAAGTTGGTATTGAAAACACAGCTCCATTTGATAAATTAGACGATTTTGTTAAGGAAGCAACAAAACAAGGACGAAAAATTCATTTTACACAAGCCTATCGTTACGATAATATCCTGACACTTGAAAGTTTAACAGGCATTCACCATTCTAAAATAAAAGAGAGTTTTTCTGAAGAGCTGGTGAAAGCCATTGTTGCTTTACGTTCAATTAAGGAAGATGTAGAAGTAAGCGAAATTGAAAAGGCAATCGATACAGCTTACCTTATGCACACTACCGCCATGAAAATGGCTATGCCCGGTATTGTTGAACAGGAAATTGCAGGTACGGTTGAAGGTATTGCTCTATCTAAAGGCGGTCCCGTTTCTTTTCCGGTTATTTTAAGCATGGATGGACAAACTCTACATAACCATTATCATGGAAATGTATTGAAAGAAGGACGCATGATGGTTTGTGATGCAGGTTGTGAAACAACAATGCATTATGCTTCTGATATTACACGGACTGTGCCGGTTGGAGGAAAGTTCAATCAAAGGCAAAAAGAAGTATATCAGGCAGTTTTGAATGCTAATATGGAAGCTATAAAAGGGGCGAAACCAGGTGTTTTTAACAAAGATCTTCATTTGCTGGCAGCTAAAACATTGGCCAATGGTCTGAAAGATATAGGCTTGATGAAAGGCAATATTGATGAAGCAGTTGCACAAGGTGCACACGCCTTATTTTTTCCTCATGGCTTAGGTCATATGATGGGACTGGATGTACATGATATGGAAGATTTAGGTGAGAAATACGTAGGCTATGATGATGAAGTTGAACGTAGTTCTCAATTTGGTTTAGCCTTTTTAAGAATGGGTAGAAGACTACAGAAAGGTTTTGTATTTACGATTGAACCAGGTTGTTATTTTATTCCTGCATTGATTGACCAGTGGAAAGCTGAAAAGAAATTCATGGATTTTATCAATTACGATTTAGTTGAAACCTACAAAGATTTTGGCGGAATTCGGATTGAAGATGATATACTCGTTACAGCTGATTCTTATCGGGTTCTTGGGAAACCAATTCCGAAGACAATTGCTGAAATTGAAGATATAATGTCTTAA